The Vescimonas coprocola genome includes a window with the following:
- a CDS encoding ACT domain-containing protein, with protein sequence MANEKFYIVAADALPEVFLRVAEARRMLQVGEADTVGEAACKAGISRSAFYKYKDAVQPFQNMKAGRIITFYTLLKDTPGVLSNILSIFANSGANILTINQTIPTNGCAGVTVTAETSEMHESLEEMMTEITAAEGVLKFEILAA encoded by the coding sequence ATGGCAAATGAAAAGTTTTACATCGTAGCGGCGGACGCCCTGCCGGAGGTATTCCTGCGGGTGGCGGAGGCCCGGCGGATGCTTCAGGTAGGCGAGGCCGACACCGTGGGCGAGGCCGCCTGCAAGGCCGGCATCAGCCGCAGCGCCTTCTATAAATATAAGGATGCGGTGCAGCCCTTCCAGAACATGAAGGCCGGGCGCATCATCACCTTCTATACTCTCTTGAAGGATACGCCGGGTGTACTGTCCAACATACTGTCTATTTTTGCCAATTCCGGGGCAAATATACTGACCATCAACCAGACCATTCCCACCAACGGCTGCGCCGGTGTCACCGTCACCGCCGAGACCAGCGAGATGCACGAGTCGCTGGAGGAGATGATGACCGAGATCACCGCCGCCGAGGGCGTGCTGAAGTTTGAAATTCTGGCCGCCTGA
- the spo0A gene encoding sporulation transcription factor Spo0A — MEKRTRVLLADANEEFRILLRQLLEETGEFEVAASTGDGPMVMELVRRTKPELILMDVVLPGLDGFGILRQLAEEPGERKVIVISAFCSQQAVSRAVELGVYFFLPKPVNEESLLELMRQAVHPEQEEPYHSPALEGMVTAIIHEIGVPAHIKGYQYLREAILLAVDDMDVINAVTKVLYPEVARRFSTTPSRVERAIRHAIEVAWDRGDLETLQKYFGYTVNSAKGKPTNSEFIAMIADRLQLQRKKKRA; from the coding sequence ATGGAAAAAAGGACGAGAGTGCTGCTGGCGGATGCGAATGAGGAGTTTCGCATTTTGCTGAGGCAGCTGCTGGAGGAAACCGGCGAATTTGAGGTGGCGGCGTCCACCGGCGACGGGCCGATGGTCATGGAGCTGGTGCGCCGCACAAAACCGGAACTGATCCTGATGGACGTGGTACTGCCGGGGCTGGATGGCTTCGGCATCCTGCGCCAGCTGGCAGAGGAGCCGGGAGAAAGGAAGGTGATCGTCATATCCGCATTTTGCAGCCAGCAGGCCGTGAGCCGGGCGGTGGAACTGGGCGTGTATTTCTTCTTGCCCAAGCCCGTCAACGAGGAGTCTCTGCTGGAGCTGATGCGGCAGGCGGTACATCCGGAACAAGAGGAGCCCTACCACTCCCCGGCTTTAGAGGGGATGGTAACGGCCATCATTCATGAGATCGGCGTACCGGCCCATATCAAGGGCTATCAGTATCTGCGGGAGGCCATTTTGCTGGCGGTGGACGACATGGACGTCATCAACGCCGTCACCAAGGTACTGTACCCGGAGGTGGCACGGCGCTTTTCCACCACTCCCAGCCGGGTGGAGCGGGCCATTCGCCACGCCATTGAGGTAGCATGGGATCGGGGCGACCTGGAAACCCTGCAGAAGTACTTTGGATACACGGTGAATTCCGCCAAGGGCAAGCCAACCAATTCGGAGTTCATCGCCATGATCGCTGACCGACTGCAGCTGCAGCGCAAGAAGAAGCGGGCATGA
- a CDS encoding amidohydrolase family protein — protein sequence MKYAFCGGKLLDGTREMQPREGLVLRTDGDRITDIVPEGTDLTGYEVVDLKGGYLMPGLINMHVHLAGSGKPQKKQRDNEKLVKTILSTGLTRKVAYGMVAGFAKDELFSGVTTIRTVGGLADFDTRLRDDIRAGRRVGPRILAANEGISVPGGHMAGSVAVAAHTIDEALAQLEKGRQQGVDLVKLMITGGVLDAKEKGVPGELKMPPEMVKVVCERAHEMGYTVAAHVESPEGVRVALENGVDSIEHGAKPDADILRLFRERGAFLCTTISPALPYALFDRSVSNASEVEQYNGNVVFEGIIECAKAALEQDIPVVLGNDVGCPWITQYDFWRELYYFHKYVGVSNAFALYTATGRSAHLAGIGQETGTLEPGKAADLIVTAADPLADLRALRHVELVMSHGQLHRAPQVKHRKNVEAELDRFL from the coding sequence ATGAAATACGCATTTTGTGGCGGCAAGCTACTGGACGGCACACGGGAGATGCAGCCCCGTGAGGGACTGGTGCTGCGGACCGACGGCGACCGTATCACGGACATCGTACCGGAGGGGACGGATCTGACGGGCTATGAGGTGGTGGACCTGAAGGGCGGCTATCTGATGCCGGGACTCATCAATATGCACGTCCATCTGGCGGGCAGCGGCAAGCCCCAGAAGAAGCAGCGGGACAACGAGAAGCTGGTAAAGACCATCCTCTCCACGGGCCTGACCCGGAAGGTGGCCTACGGCATGGTGGCGGGCTTTGCCAAGGACGAACTGTTCTCCGGCGTCACCACCATCCGTACGGTGGGCGGTCTGGCGGACTTCGACACCCGGCTGCGGGACGATATTCGGGCCGGACGGAGGGTGGGACCCCGCATCCTGGCGGCCAACGAGGGCATCTCCGTCCCCGGCGGCCACATGGCCGGGTCTGTGGCGGTGGCGGCCCACACCATCGACGAGGCACTGGCCCAGTTGGAGAAGGGACGGCAGCAGGGCGTGGATCTGGTGAAGCTGATGATCACCGGCGGTGTGCTGGACGCCAAGGAGAAGGGCGTGCCGGGCGAGCTGAAGATGCCGCCGGAGATGGTGAAGGTGGTGTGCGAGAGGGCGCATGAGATGGGCTACACCGTGGCGGCCCATGTGGAGTCGCCGGAGGGCGTACGGGTGGCACTGGAGAACGGCGTGGACTCCATTGAGCACGGCGCCAAGCCCGATGCGGATATCCTGCGGCTGTTCCGGGAGCGGGGGGCGTTTTTGTGTACCACCATCTCCCCGGCCCTGCCCTATGCGCTGTTTGACCGGTCCGTCTCCAACGCCTCGGAGGTGGAGCAGTACAACGGCAACGTGGTGTTCGAGGGCATCATCGAATGCGCCAAGGCGGCGCTGGAGCAGGATATCCCGGTGGTGCTGGGCAACGACGTGGGCTGTCCGTGGATCACCCAGTACGACTTCTGGCGGGAACTGTACTACTTCCACAAGTATGTGGGGGTGTCCAACGCCTTCGCTCTGTACACCGCCACCGGCCGCAGCGCCCATCTGGCGGGTATCGGTCAGGAGACCGGCACGCTGGAGCCGGGAAAGGCGGCGGACCTCATCGTTACGGCGGCGGACCCACTGGCCGACCTACGGGCGCTGCGCCATGTAGAGCTGGTCATGTCCCACGGGCAGCTGCACCGTGCGCCGCAGGTGAAGCACCGGAAGAACGTGGAGGCGGAGCTGGATCGGTTCCTGTAA
- the spoIVB gene encoding SpoIVB peptidase, with product MHETQARRGVRRGAAVLLAMVLALSLGWQRTWADEGRQLIPVGKAVGIKLFADGVLVVSVSPVQGTEETRSPAKECGLKEGDILLTFNGEKIRSTEHLQAMLAENGETAAELTVQRDGKTLEVTASPVVCEDGGIRLGAWIRDSMAGVGTLTYYDPATGSYGALGHGITDVDTAELMPLASGSIMETMVKAVKKGQRGDPGELKGDFTVQRDVGTVTVNSNEGIFGTVEDAGFISGEAVSVAEPEEVHAGEASILCTISGSDTRAYEVEILRVNPRSRDGRDLLLRVTDPELLETTGGIVQGMSGSPILQDGRLVGAVTHVLVANPAEGYGIFLENMLTTAG from the coding sequence ATGCATGAAACGCAAGCAAGGCGAGGCGTGCGGCGGGGCGCTGCCGTACTGCTGGCGATGGTGCTGGCCCTGTCGTTGGGATGGCAGCGGACGTGGGCTGATGAGGGGCGGCAGTTGATCCCCGTGGGCAAGGCCGTGGGCATCAAGCTGTTTGCCGACGGTGTACTGGTGGTATCCGTGTCGCCGGTGCAGGGAACGGAGGAGACTCGCTCCCCGGCCAAGGAGTGCGGCCTGAAAGAAGGAGATATCCTGCTGACCTTCAATGGTGAGAAGATCCGCTCCACAGAGCATTTACAGGCCATGCTGGCGGAAAACGGCGAAACGGCGGCGGAGCTGACGGTGCAGCGGGACGGGAAAACGCTGGAGGTGACGGCCAGTCCAGTGGTTTGCGAGGACGGCGGCATCCGGTTGGGTGCGTGGATCCGGGACAGCATGGCGGGTGTCGGCACGCTGACCTACTATGATCCCGCCACCGGTAGTTACGGCGCTCTGGGCCACGGTATCACGGATGTGGACACGGCGGAGCTGATGCCGCTGGCCAGCGGCTCTATTATGGAGACTATGGTGAAGGCGGTGAAGAAGGGCCAGCGGGGCGACCCCGGCGAGCTGAAGGGGGACTTTACCGTGCAGCGGGATGTAGGCACGGTGACGGTCAACAGCAACGAGGGCATCTTTGGCACGGTGGAGGATGCGGGTTTTATCTCCGGCGAGGCGGTATCGGTGGCAGAGCCGGAGGAGGTACACGCCGGGGAGGCGTCTATATTATGTACCATTTCCGGCAGCGATACCCGTGCCTATGAGGTGGAGATCCTGCGAGTGAACCCCCGGAGTCGGGACGGCCGGGATCTGTTGCTGCGGGTGACGGACCCGGAGCTGCTGGAGACCACTGGAGGCATCGTGCAGGGGATGAGCGGCAGCCCCATTTTGCAGGACGGACGGTTGGTGGGAGCCGTGACTCATGTGCTGGTGGCAAACCCGGCGGAGGGATACGGTATCTTCCTGGAGAATATGCTGACCACGGCGGGATAA
- a CDS encoding C40 family peptidase — MSRKFACLYLAVALLVSSIWIASADERDTVQQEVQYSAAVEALDAAGLTSRSSNVLPSGEGLALALELGLPEEETISLSQLPTEALKTSQAQEDAARRKQADTAAAAADAAAKEAARQSLLSEYDGVQLTEAVRLRSAADNDTATSLTIDSGKVARLNDYQDGWYQVTFGQSTGYIPAEYAQPVHYADYEGTSATNTVREELIAYAYTYLGTPYVYGGSSYSGTDCSGFTMAVFAKFGYSLSHGASDQYYTATSVSSEERQAGDLVFFDTFGGISHVGIYLGGGQFIHASSSGGVKVNSLYESYYAACYLGAGRILP; from the coding sequence ATGTCCAGAAAATTTGCCTGTCTCTATCTGGCCGTTGCGCTGCTGGTGTCCAGCATCTGGATCGCCAGCGCCGATGAACGTGATACCGTACAACAGGAGGTGCAGTACAGCGCCGCTGTGGAGGCGCTGGATGCCGCCGGGCTCACCAGCCGCTCCAGCAATGTCCTGCCCAGCGGCGAGGGTCTGGCTCTGGCGCTGGAGTTGGGCCTGCCGGAGGAGGAGACCATCTCCCTCTCCCAGCTGCCCACCGAGGCCCTCAAGACCAGTCAGGCCCAGGAGGACGCCGCCCGCCGCAAGCAGGCGGACACCGCCGCAGCCGCCGCTGACGCCGCCGCCAAGGAGGCCGCCCGTCAGAGCCTGCTAAGCGAGTACGACGGCGTGCAGCTCACCGAGGCCGTTCGGCTTCGCAGTGCTGCCGATAACGACACCGCCACCTCCCTCACCATCGACAGCGGCAAGGTGGCCCGCCTCAACGACTATCAGGACGGCTGGTACCAGGTCACCTTCGGCCAGTCCACCGGCTACATCCCCGCCGAGTATGCCCAGCCGGTCCACTATGCCGACTATGAGGGTACCTCCGCCACCAACACCGTGCGGGAGGAGCTCATCGCCTACGCCTACACCTATTTGGGAACGCCCTATGTCTACGGCGGCTCCAGCTACTCCGGTACCGACTGCTCCGGCTTCACCATGGCTGTATTCGCCAAGTTCGGCTACTCCCTGTCCCACGGGGCCAGCGACCAGTATTACACCGCCACATCTGTCTCCTCCGAGGAGCGGCAGGCTGGTGATCTGGTGTTTTTCGATACCTTCGGCGGCATCAGCCACGTGGGCATCTATTTGGGCGGCGGTCAGTTCATCCACGCCAGCTCCTCCGGCGGTGTGAAGGTCAACTCCCTTTACGAAAGCTACTACGCTGCCTGCTATCTGGGGGCCGGACGCATCCTCCCCTGA
- a CDS encoding transporter substrate-binding domain-containing protein has protein sequence MKKVLALLMAAAMILSLAACGNKNPDSNDDSNDKKTALILGTSADYAPFEFMYPDDKGELTYAGIDVSVAQYIADDMGLSLQVENMAFEYLLTSLGKGDFDMVLAAMEATPDRLENADFSDPYYNDIPPAILVKADKADQFKTLADFAGKSVGAQAATTKLDIIADSMPGANAVSLQSVLDLINDLTYDKVDAIVVDGGVAQQYAESNPDLVIAGASSELGEASAYCVAVAKGDPKGLLPGINAAIAKLNSENKMQSFIDAANELAAKAVDPN, from the coding sequence ATGAAAAAAGTATTGGCCCTTCTGATGGCCGCCGCCATGATCCTGTCTCTGGCCGCCTGCGGCAACAAGAACCCCGACAGCAACGACGATAGCAACGACAAGAAAACCGCCCTGATCCTGGGGACCAGTGCCGACTACGCCCCCTTCGAATTCATGTATCCCGATGACAAGGGTGAACTGACCTACGCCGGCATCGACGTGTCCGTGGCTCAGTACATTGCCGACGACATGGGTCTTTCCCTTCAGGTGGAGAACATGGCCTTCGAGTACCTGCTGACCTCTCTGGGCAAGGGCGACTTCGACATGGTGCTGGCCGCCATGGAGGCCACCCCCGACCGTCTGGAGAACGCCGATTTCTCCGACCCCTACTATAACGATATTCCCCCGGCCATTCTGGTGAAGGCTGACAAGGCCGACCAGTTCAAGACGCTGGCCGATTTCGCCGGCAAGTCCGTGGGCGCACAGGCTGCCACCACCAAGCTGGATATCATCGCCGACTCCATGCCCGGTGCCAACGCCGTGTCTCTCCAGTCCGTGCTGGATCTGATCAATGACCTGACCTACGACAAGGTGGACGCCATCGTGGTGGACGGCGGCGTGGCGCAGCAATATGCCGAATCCAACCCCGATCTGGTCATTGCCGGTGCCTCCAGCGAACTGGGCGAGGCATCTGCCTACTGCGTGGCCGTGGCCAAGGGCGATCCCAAGGGTCTGCTGCCCGGCATCAACGCCGCTATCGCCAAGCTCAACAGCGAGAACAAGATGCAGAGCTTCATCGATGCCGCCAACGAGCTGGCCGCCAAGGCCGTGGACCCCAACTGA
- a CDS encoding amino acid ABC transporter permease, whose protein sequence is MWWSDLFTDMNPTDFFNFSFLPKYGTAFVRGIEYTLLLAVVSVLLAILPALGLALMRLSRKKPVRWLSGAYIAVFRSTPMLVQLSIIYYGLFYAISLPRLTLFGFVDISRFIPGVVALALNSSAYVAEIFRAGILAVDKGQAEAARSLGLSQWQSMRLVVLPQAVKNVLPALANEMVTMVKESSICSVLGMAEMMFAAKTIAGSTGISLAPYTLAALVYFCINYPASKGIEAIERRMRRGDKQ, encoded by the coding sequence ATGTGGTGGAGCGACCTGTTCACCGACATGAATCCCACCGATTTCTTCAACTTTTCCTTCCTGCCCAAATACGGCACCGCTTTCGTCCGTGGCATCGAGTACACCCTGTTGCTGGCCGTGGTGTCCGTGCTGCTGGCCATTCTCCCGGCATTGGGGCTGGCCCTTATGCGCCTGAGCCGGAAAAAGCCGGTGCGCTGGCTCTCCGGCGCCTACATCGCCGTATTCCGCTCCACCCCCATGCTGGTGCAGCTGTCCATCATCTACTACGGCCTGTTCTACGCCATCTCCCTGCCCCGGCTGACCCTCTTCGGCTTCGTGGATATCAGCCGCTTCATCCCCGGCGTGGTGGCGCTGGCCCTGAACAGCTCCGCCTACGTGGCGGAAATTTTCCGTGCCGGTATTCTGGCCGTGGATAAGGGGCAGGCGGAGGCCGCCCGTTCTCTGGGCCTCTCCCAATGGCAGAGTATGCGTCTGGTGGTGCTGCCGCAGGCGGTGAAGAACGTCCTGCCTGCGCTGGCCAACGAGATGGTCACCATGGTGAAGGAGTCCTCCATCTGCTCCGTGCTGGGCATGGCGGAGATGATGTTCGCCGCCAAGACCATCGCCGGCTCCACCGGCATCTCGCTGGCCCCCTACACGCTGGCGGCACTGGTATATTTCTGCATCAACTACCCGGCCTCCAAGGGCATTGAGGCCATTGAAAGGAGGATGCGTCGTGGCGACAAGCAATAA
- a CDS encoding amino acid ABC transporter ATP-binding protein — protein sequence MATSNNALISVRQLTKEFRRGVVALDHCDLEVYRGEVVAIIGPSGSGKSTLLRSLNLLEQPTSGAIYFDGADLADKSVNIDLHRQKMGMVFQHFNLFPHKTVLQNITMAPVALKKKTPQEARQQAMTLLERIGLADKADEYPNMLSGGQKQRIAIVRSLAMEPEVLLFDEPTSALDPEMVGEVLDLMRSLAADGMTMVVVTHEMGFAREVASRVVFMADGRILEEGAPADLFDHPQDPRLKDFLSKVL from the coding sequence GTGGCGACAAGCAATAATGCACTCATCTCCGTCCGGCAGCTGACCAAGGAGTTCCGCCGCGGCGTGGTGGCTCTGGATCACTGTGATCTGGAAGTCTACCGGGGCGAGGTGGTGGCCATCATCGGCCCCTCCGGCTCCGGCAAATCTACCCTCCTGCGTTCCCTGAACCTACTGGAGCAGCCTACCTCCGGCGCCATCTACTTCGACGGTGCGGATCTGGCGGACAAATCCGTGAACATCGACCTTCACCGTCAGAAAATGGGTATGGTGTTCCAGCACTTCAATCTCTTTCCCCATAAGACCGTGCTGCAAAACATCACCATGGCCCCGGTGGCCCTGAAAAAGAAAACGCCGCAGGAGGCCCGGCAGCAGGCCATGACCCTCTTGGAGCGCATCGGTCTGGCGGATAAGGCCGATGAATACCCCAATATGCTCTCCGGCGGACAGAAGCAGCGCATCGCCATCGTCCGCTCCTTGGCCATGGAGCCGGAGGTGCTGCTGTTCGACGAACCCACCTCTGCGCTGGACCCGGAGATGGTGGGTGAGGTGCTGGACCTCATGCGCTCGCTGGCCGCCGACGGCATGACCATGGTGGTGGTGACCCACGAGATGGGCTTCGCCCGTGAGGTGGCCAGCCGGGTGGTGTTCATGGCCGACGGCCGAATTTTGGAGGAGGGCGCCCCCGCCGACCTCTTTGACCATCCCCAGGATCCCCGCCTGAAGGATTTTCTCAGCAAGGTGCTGTGA
- the rpe gene encoding ribulose-phosphate 3-epimerase — protein MIKIAPSILSADFAHLGRDIQRISDADYVHVDVMDGLFVPNISIGIPVVKCIRPVTDLPLDVHLMIDRPVRYVEQFCDAGGDLITCHVEADTEENIHSAIVKIHAKGKKAGVVVKPKTPASAVLPFINEVELILVMTVEPGFGGQKFMADMMPKVQEIRRYIDAMNPACELEVDGGVDPVTCKLCTASGANVLVAGSSVYKAEDIPARIRELRG, from the coding sequence ATGATCAAGATCGCCCCCTCCATCCTCTCCGCCGACTTCGCCCATCTGGGCCGTGACATCCAGCGCATCTCCGACGCCGACTATGTCCACGTGGACGTCATGGACGGCCTGTTCGTCCCCAATATCTCCATCGGCATCCCGGTGGTAAAGTGCATCCGCCCGGTGACGGATCTGCCGCTGGACGTCCACCTGATGATCGACCGTCCCGTGCGGTATGTGGAGCAGTTCTGCGATGCAGGCGGTGACCTCATCACCTGCCATGTGGAGGCGGACACGGAGGAGAATATTCACTCCGCTATCGTCAAAATTCACGCCAAGGGCAAGAAGGCCGGTGTGGTGGTAAAGCCCAAGACCCCCGCCTCCGCCGTGCTGCCCTTCATCAACGAGGTGGAGCTGATCCTGGTCATGACCGTGGAGCCGGGCTTCGGTGGCCAGAAGTTCATGGCCGACATGATGCCCAAGGTGCAGGAGATCCGCCGCTACATCGACGCCATGAATCCCGCCTGCGAGCTGGAGGTAGACGGCGGCGTGGACCCCGTCACCTGCAAGCTCTGCACCGCCAGTGGCGCCAACGTGCTGGTGGCCGGCTCCTCCGTCTATAAGGCAGAGGACATCCCCGCCCGCATCCGGGAGCTTCGTGGCTGA
- the recR gene encoding recombination mediator RecR, producing the protein MEYFPAPLEKLVEQFARLPGIGSKSAQRLAFHVLNLPMEQAQEFANAIVEAKQKVTLCPICRNLTAGGPCPICANPKRDESLLCVVADPRDVIAMERAREFHGRYHVLHGVLSPMNHVGPDDLQIKPLVDRVAQGGIREVIMATNPDTEGETTALYLARLLKPFGVKVTRLAYGIPVGGHLEFADDATLTRALEGRQEL; encoded by the coding sequence ATGGAATATTTCCCTGCGCCCCTTGAAAAACTGGTGGAGCAGTTCGCCCGTCTGCCGGGCATCGGCTCCAAGTCCGCCCAGCGTCTGGCCTTCCATGTGCTGAATCTGCCCATGGAGCAGGCGCAGGAATTTGCCAACGCCATCGTGGAGGCCAAGCAGAAGGTGACCCTCTGTCCCATCTGCCGCAACCTCACCGCCGGCGGTCCCTGCCCCATCTGTGCCAACCCCAAGCGGGACGAAAGTCTGCTGTGCGTGGTGGCGGATCCACGGGATGTCATCGCCATGGAGCGGGCCAGAGAGTTCCATGGCCGCTACCACGTCCTCCATGGCGTTCTGTCCCCCATGAACCATGTGGGTCCCGACGACCTCCAGATCAAGCCGCTGGTAGATCGGGTGGCGCAGGGCGGCATCCGGGAGGTCATCATGGCCACCAACCCTGACACCGAGGGCGAGACCACGGCCCTGTATCTGGCCCGGCTGCTGAAGCCCTTCGGCGTGAAGGTCACCCGTCTGGCCTACGGCATCCCTGTGGGCGGACATCTGGAGTTTGCCGACGACGCCACTCTCACCCGTGCGCTGGAAGGGCGGCAGGAGCTATGA
- a CDS encoding FAD:protein FMN transferase, with translation MKRLLCLLLALCMVLSLTACGGEQPESVQLFAMDTVMDLTAYGENAAAALTDASREINRLERLLSRTIDTSEISQINAGGAVTVSEETASLLAQAQTYTAATDGAFDITIAPLVSLWGITTDSPRIPTQQEIDVLLPLVGPEHLHLSGDTATLDDGCAIDLGGIAKGYASDRVAAIFARHGITSGTISLGGNVYVCGSKPNGQPWVVAIQDPRSDGYAVTVALTDSFAVTSGGYQRYYTAPDGTVYQHILDPKTGYPVESDLLSVSILCDNGTMADAYSTALYVMGSAGAQAFWRTHGGFEMILITTAGQVLYTPGLSEKITPTEGSGYEYASILP, from the coding sequence ATGAAACGACTGCTCTGCCTTCTGCTGGCCCTATGCATGGTGCTGTCCCTCACCGCCTGCGGCGGAGAGCAGCCGGAGTCCGTCCAGCTTTTCGCCATGGACACGGTGATGGACCTCACCGCCTACGGTGAAAACGCAGCAGCCGCCCTGACGGATGCCAGCCGGGAGATCAACCGTCTGGAGCGACTCCTGTCCCGCACCATCGACACCAGCGAGATTTCTCAGATCAACGCCGGCGGCGCCGTTACCGTCTCCGAGGAAACGGCCTCCCTGCTGGCTCAGGCCCAGACCTATACCGCCGCCACCGACGGCGCCTTCGATATCACCATCGCCCCGCTGGTCTCCCTATGGGGCATCACCACCGACAGCCCCCGCATCCCCACCCAACAGGAGATCGATGTGTTGCTGCCACTGGTGGGGCCGGAGCATCTGCACCTGTCAGGGGACACCGCCACACTGGACGACGGCTGCGCCATCGACCTGGGCGGCATCGCCAAGGGCTACGCCTCCGACCGGGTGGCTGCCATTTTCGCCCGGCACGGCATTACCTCCGGCACCATCAGCCTCGGCGGCAATGTCTACGTCTGCGGCTCCAAGCCCAACGGGCAGCCGTGGGTGGTGGCCATTCAGGACCCCCGCTCCGACGGCTACGCCGTCACCGTGGCCCTGACGGACTCCTTCGCCGTCACCTCCGGCGGCTATCAGCGCTACTACACCGCCCCGGACGGCACGGTCTACCAGCATATTCTGGACCCCAAGACCGGCTATCCCGTGGAGAGTGACCTGCTGTCCGTCTCCATCCTCTGTGACAACGGCACCATGGCCGACGCCTACTCCACTGCCCTTTATGTGATGGGCAGTGCCGGGGCGCAGGCCTTCTGGCGCACCCACGGCGGCTTCGAGATGATCCTGATCACCACCGCCGGACAGGTGCTGTACACCCCCGGTCTTTCCGAAAAAATCACTCCCACGGAGGGCAGCGGCTATGAATACGCATCCATTCTCCCCTAA
- a CDS encoding NusG domain II-containing protein — translation MNTHPFSPKLRPTLWDGAVAALVATLAIVTALCFYGRRTGAPQTVTITHRGALVQTIRLTGLTETKTVAIDGDYHLEIQVDSGGVCVVHSDCPGQDCVHTGRITRSGQSIVCLPEQVVIQLTGGTSDADVVLG, via the coding sequence ATGAATACGCATCCATTCTCCCCTAAGCTTCGCCCCACCCTCTGGGACGGTGCAGTGGCAGCGCTGGTGGCCACTCTGGCCATCGTGACGGCTCTGTGCTTCTACGGCCGCCGCACCGGCGCACCCCAGACCGTCACCATCACCCACCGGGGCGCTCTGGTTCAGACCATCCGCCTCACCGGCCTGACCGAGACAAAAACCGTCGCCATCGACGGCGACTATCATCTGGAGATTCAGGTGGACAGCGGCGGCGTCTGCGTTGTCCACAGCGACTGTCCGGGGCAGGACTGCGTCCACACCGGCCGCATCACCCGCTCTGGCCAGAGCATCGTCTGCCTGCCGGAGCAGGTGGTCATCCAGCTCACCGGCGGCACATCGGATGCCGATGTGGTGTTGGGATAG